gcaagaggTGCTTGGACATTAGGCAggagagtttccttttctttttaaagattaaggCACAGGGATAGCTGCAGTATGTAAGAGAAATAATTgagaaggttcttttttttaaagattttatttatttatttgagagacagagagtacaagaTGGGttagggtcagaggaagaagcagactccttgctgagcagggagcccagtgcaggacttgatccaggACTCAATCCAGGACTTGATCcggggaccccaggatcatgacctgagccaaaggcagtcgcccaaccagctgagccacccaggtgcctaagAAGGTTCTTTAAGCAACCAATACATTTTACACAAGAAGAGAAGCTGCTTCAGCTGACAAGAAAGGCTCAGTAGGTTGGGAATTTGGGAGGCTCTGAGTCAGCCAAATTGTCCAATACAGCTCATTCCAAGTATTCAGATACCATTCTTTGCTTATCAATATTCTAACTTCCTCATAAGAGACTAGACAAAGCTGTaaattaaagttataaaaattggCAACCTTAAGAATCATATGTTGTGTTTGGCTCACAATTGTTTCACATCTTCAGCTGCAAGAGCTtctaccttgaaaaaaaaatctctcagagATTTTTATAGCACAGTCATAGAAAGCCCTTTGGTTTCAACTGATAACTtgaactaataataaaatacagttcCTTAATATTCGCTGGATTCTCCTTGCCTTCATCCCAAACCAGGCCAAATAACTATCTCAGCTCTCCACCACTGCACCACCCCTTTCCCTTAGAATCTATTATCTGTAACCATTCCTCGTAAAAATTTCTCCAGCCGTTCATttcttgaaataatatttaatggcCAGAgattaaatgggaaaataggCAGGAGTAAAGAGAAGCTATGCAGATAATACCACACTCAAAAATAGAATCAGAGAGCTAGTCTAGTAGGACACTGCTACCTGTCACTGAACACAGGAACCACAGCTAGCACTGTTGTCATCCCTGGTATTCAATACTGGATCCAACGATTGGCAACACAAGCACTCTTGTGCCTGCCAACTGGATGCTGCTGCCGCTGACACCAGAAAGAAGTCTCCACTGTCcttgtttctttgtgtcattAGTTTCAAATTCAAAATCCCAGATGAGTGTATCTGATTGGCAGAGCAGAGCCTAAGTCAAGGGCCTACATCCCAGCTGGCAGAGGAGCTAGAATACTAGATGTCTGTTCACTTCAGCTTCCCTTTAGGGAGGCAAGGAATCCCTCAAGTGTGAAGAGCGTTCAAATGCTGGACACCAATAATTATAAGAGTCCATTATACATATAATACTCTGAGCAAATGCTACTTAATAACCCTACAGTGGCCTCCaggtgttcaagtgaaaggaaaagtcaCATGTCTCTTGCTTTAAATCAGAAGACAGAAATGATTAAGCTtggtgaggaaggcatgtcaaaagccaagacTGGTTGACAGGTAGGCCTCTTGCACCAGTTAGCCAAGTtgcaaatgcaaaggaaaagttcttaaaggaaattgAAAGTGCTACTCTAATGAATACACAAAtgataaaaaagcaaacagcCTTACTGCTGATATGGATAAGTTTCAATGGTCTGGAGAGACCAATCCAGCCACAGCATTCCCgaaagccaaagcctaatccagagcaaggccctaaagtctcttcaattctatgaaagCTAAGAGAGGTAAGGAAGGTCCAGAAGTTTAAAGCTAGCAGAGATTGGTTcatgagatttaaggaaagaagccatctccataacataGAATTGCAaggggaagcagcaagtgctAATATAGAAGCTAAAGCAAATTTTCCAGAAGGTCTAAGTGAAGATAATTAACGAAGGTGGCTACaccaaacaacagattttcaacaTAGACCAAAAGTCTTCTATTGGAAAAAGATGCTAAGACTTTCACAGCTAGAGAGAGGTCGGTGTCTGGCTTCAAAGcctcaaaggacaggctgactctcgtTAGGAGCTAATGCAGCTGGAAACTTGAatttgaagccaatgctcatttaccattttgAAACGCCTAGTGCCCTTAAGAATTAtcctaaatctactctgccttcGCTTTATAAGTGggacaaagcctggatgacagcacaccTGTTTACAACATGTTTACagtaatatttactgaatattttaagcctacAATTGAGACGGCTACTTCAGGGGAAAAaggtcctttaaaaatattactgcttactgacaatgtacctggtcacccaagagctctgatggggatgtacaatgaaattaatgttttcatgcctgctaagaCAAGATCTATTCTGCAgtccatggatcaaggagtcattttgactcCCAAGTCTTActctttaagaaatacatttcctggggcacctgggtggctcagtcggttaagtgtgcaactcttgattgcagctcaggtcatgatctcagagatcatgagatggagccctaagTCAGGCCccgtgctaagtgtggagcctgcttaggaatctctctttcctctctctctgccccccaccacatTGTGTgcacctgctttctctctctctctgaaataaatctgaaaagacAAGACAGAAAGACATTTCCTAAGGCTGTAGCTGCCATAGAGAGGATTGCTCCAATGGGTCTGGGCAAAGTAAATCGGAAACTTTCTAGAAAGGGTTAATCATTCCAGATACCATTAAGAACCTTCATGATTCatggaagaggtcaaaatatcaacatgaacagaagttttgaaaaagttgaggcaactgggtgactcagtcagttaaacatctgactttggctcaggtcatgatatcaggatcttgagatggagtcccgtatcaagctccctgctcagtggagagtctgcttgtccctctgcccctccttcccccagctggtgctctttttctcaaataaataagtaaaatctttttaaaaaagaagtttggaaGTTGATTCTAGCCCTCATGGATGACTATGAGGAGTTCAAGAGTTCAGAGGAATAaataactgcagatgtggtggaaatagcaagagaactagaattagaactggagcctgaggggcgcctgggtggcacagcggttaaacgtctgcctttggctcagggtgtgatcccggcgttatgggatcgagccccacatcaggcttctctgctgtgagcctgcttcttcctctcccactccccctgcttgtgttccctctctccctggctgtctctatctctgtcgaataaataaataaaatctttaaaaaaaaaaaaaaaaagaactggagcCTGAGATTTGACCAAATTGGTGCAATCGCATAAAATTTTAATGGATAAGGAGTTGCTTCTTAAAGGTGAGCAAAGTGATTTCTTGCAACAGAATCTGTGCCTGGTGAAGATGCTataaagattgttgaaatgacaacaaaggacttAGAATATTACTTAGTTGATCAaacagtggcagggtttgagaaaactgaattcagtttttttttttttaagattttatttatttattcgacagagatagagacagccagcgagagagggcacaagcagagggagtgggagaggaagaagcaggctcatagcggaagagcctgatgtggggctcgatcccataacgccgggatcacgccctgagccgaaggcagatgcttaaccgctgtgccacccaggcgcccctgaattcagTTTTGAAGGAAGTTCTGCTGTGGGTTAAATGCTATCAGTGTTGTAAGCCAGAGAGAAACCATTCATGAAATGAAGAGTCCATCAGTGCAACAaatttcattgttgtcttattttaagaaattgctacagCAACCCCAACCttatcagtcagcagccatcaacatcaggGCAAGACCCTTTGTCAGCAAAGATTGTCTCCCTGGAAGCTCAGGTGctaattagcatttttttttagaacttaattatttttttaagtatgtacattgtttttttaatacatgatGCTTTTGAATacttaatagactatagtatagcataaacataatttttatatggaaCACCAAAAAATTCATCGGACTCAACTtttgtgatattcactttattgttgTGGTCTTGAAGAGAACCTgcagtatctccaaggtatgccagTATAGGCAAAAATCTCTTTACTAAATGATCCTGTATATCACAGAAAGCAATTCAAGAAGCAATTACTGTCATCTGCTGGTGTTCTCAAATAGTTTGCTTTCCGGACTAATGAAACGACTGATATGCAAAGTTTGAATCAACTCTTGGCATACTTCTAGTACATATTTGAGAACGGCTTAACCACTTTTCATTCTATTTAACTAAAACCCATGCTATAAgaaaagggctttttaaaatttaattacttgttattttgtatgtcataatgtgaatagaaaaaaaaactgtaatcaGTACAATAAAGCATCAAAAATCAGTACAGCAAGAAAGGAACTTTAATTTGGAATAAAAGTTGCACCATTATTCACAGAAATGAGTTGGTGGGCAACAACTGCCACTAGTTTGTTTAAGGCAGAAAGGTCAAGACACAACCAGCAGGACACCTTACCAGTTATCTACCTGATTTATTAGCACTGGTTTGATGTAATCAATGGGATAGATAATATGCCTACAGAAAGCAGACTCTACCCTCTTATACATCATACAAATGCTTCTCTCATTATTACATTCTTTATAGTGGCAGAAGGCGTTCCCAAACTCATCCCCAGACCTTCCCCCATTGAAAAaaagtcagggtgcctggctggctcagccaatggagcatgtgactcttgatctcagggtcgtgaattcaagccccaccttgggcctagagcttacttaaaaaaaaaaaaaaagtcataaaagtaCATAAAGCCATTAAagtattaagggaaaaaaaatagtgattttttaaaatcctcctgGGGTGggaaaggctttttaaaatatgcaataaattaaaaacttgatACATTAaccacacaaatattttaaacactataaaaaagttaaaaaatgacaACTGGGGGGGCGCCCGGAtgcctcagctggttaagcctttggctcaggtcatgatctcagggtcctggaatcgagccccctatcaggctccctgctcagctgggagtctgcttctccctttacctctgcctCCAacttgtgctggctctctctccctctcccaaataaataaataaataaaatcttttaaaaaaatgacaattaggaaaaaattatttttaagatctaaATGGCCAATTTGCCTAACCCCCCcaaacaagtatttaaaaatcaataacataatttaaaatgtaggaaaaagTTTTCAATTAGTGTCAAATCTTACTAAAATGATCTTTATGGAGATTAATAATCGAAGGAATCCATAAGCACAAAGAGAATCAAAGAGGAAAGTAAGGCAGACAGGAAGTATCAAGTTAAGTTTTGGAAAACAGGAAAGTGCCTACATGAAGGAAAGCCAAAAGGCAAAACTGCTTGCCCTACAGCATCTCAGGAAGGCTAGGATGCATGGCAAGACTAAAAAAGTTTGGTCAGTCTACATAAGGAGAACTCACACCATGAGATTCCCTCCCCAACTCCACGTAGCCAGATTCACATACAACTTAATTATTTTGCTAGTGTGCACATGCACATTCAAAACAGTAAGTTTTCAATTTGGAAAGTTAATTCTAAGTAAAATGACTATAATAAATATTCAGACAGAGTTTAGGTAACAAAGGAAATGCCAATGTATGGCTTCACATGGTCATCAAAGATTCTGTgacacactgagataccaccttacgccagttagaatggcaaaaattgacaaggcaagaaacaacaattgctggagaggatgtggagaaaggggatccctcctacattgttggtgggaatgcaagttggtacagccactctggaaaacagtgtggaggtcccttaaaaagttaaaaattgaactaccctatgacccagccattgcactactgggtgtttaccccaaagatacagacgtagtaaagagaagggccatatgcaccccaatgttcatagctgcattgtccacaatagccaaatcatggaaggagccgagatgcccttcaacagatgactggattaagaagctgtggtccatatatacaatggaatattactcagctatcagaaagaacgaattctcaacatttgctgcaacatggacggcactggaggagataatgctaagtgaaataagtcaagcagagaaagacaattatcatatgatttctctcatctatggaacataagaactaggatgatcggtaggggaagaaagggataaagaaaaggggggtaatcagaagggggaatgaaacatgagagactatggactatgagaaacaaactgaagacttcagaggggagggggtgggggaatgggatagactggtgatgggtagtaaggagggcacgtattgcatggtgcactgggtgttatacgcaactaaatgaagcatcgaactttacatcggaatccggggatgtactgtatggtgattaacataatataataaaaaaaatcattaataaaaaaaaataaataaagtaaaaaaaaaagattctgtgaCAAATCTACTTTCATCCCTTCCAAATTACCCCAACAGTCCAGGGAAAACATGGGCTAGACCAAAGTCATTCCTTCTAGACCCAAAATTGTCACTTTCTGGATCAATCACATCACATACTCCTTTGttcttaagaaattaaagaattagatTAGAAAATCTTCTCTTGGACTAATATTTTACCCTAAAACTAAATTTGTGAAATTTTGTAATTTGTATTCAGAAACGAGTCACACCATTATAACAATGTACATATGTTTAGTCCTCCTtggagagaaaaaccaaaaaaacctcccaaattaTGAACTTTTCATATGTTccaacaaatacatatatattttttttaataaatcaaatacaGGAGTCAAAGAGACTGTAAATCATGCAACATTGTCTTTTATTATGtatgggttttaaaaattatttcctcaatCTCTCCATACACAGGCAGAAGTAAGTATACTGTTTAACATACTAGAACTGGGAAATATTGACCATTGcctagagaaggaaaaattatccCTAAAACACGCTTAACCAGGAGGCCAATTCATCTGCCGACCTCCAAGAACATGGAGATGAACATGATAGACAGACTGTCCCCCATCTGAACCTTCATTCACTACCATTCGATAACCCTTCTTCAGGCCCAGATCAGCAGCACATTTCTTGCCAACAATCATTAAATGtccaagaagctggaaaagaaaaaaaaaagtttcttaagcACAGGCAATTTATAAATCCTTGCCATTAAATAACATACTACCAAGACGAAATATTAAAAGATCACCAAGTTGAAACATATCCCTCTGGgcaaatatttggaaactctTAATACTAATGTAATACAATTTACAATTAAAAAGCCATTAAGATAGGTATTTACTCATTACTAACTCCAATAAACAAATTCGACATAAACCTGCTCAATTAAAAcgattttaaagtcattttccaAGTGGGTATTTAAATGTTCTTaatagggtgcctggctggctcaattggttaagcgactgccttcagctcaggtcatgatcccagagtcctgggatcgtgccccacatcaggctccctgctggggggggggctgcttctccctctccttgctgctccccctactgtgctctctccctctctatcaaataaataaattttaaaaaagaaaatcaaaaaaaaaaaaaaagaaagaaaggaaaaacatcatCCCCTATATGATGTACTGTTTATTGAGGAAAAATGAATCTCATCAACTATTCCTTGTTAGGAACTATTTTGTTGAAGAATTGGTGATGATAGACGTTAACCTGACTATGGTGATcatctcaaaatatatatatatatcaaaccattatgttgtacacctaaaactaacaatGTGTCGactatatctcaattttaaaaaatcaaactatttcTACATTGCCCTGATTACCAAAGGATTGTCtggttttttcccctcagtaatagcctcaggaaaatgaaaatatgacatcACTTTGAGGTCAAAATTTACtctcccaaattttaaaaaaaaggcaagaaaataaattgttttggTAAATTTACTTACACTTTCATCATCATCTTCCGCTACAGAAATCTGGGATATATGTTTCTTGGGTATCACCAGAAAATGAGTTGGTGCTTGAGGGGAAATGTCATGGAAAGCAAGACACtagagaaaaggggggaaaaatcagtttTAGTATATCATATTAGTAGGTTGAATTTATACTTTCACACTAGCCCCACGGGAGGCACTGTAGTCGATGCTAAGAAATCAGAAGTATACACAATACATGTGATCCCATGGTTACTTTCATGCAACTTAGTCTAATGGGAAGGCTGATCTTAAACAAATAAAGGTAATAGATACTACCTACACGTTACAAAGGAAAAGTAGAGAGTAAAACAAATGATTACCATAGAAAAACCCAATTTTGACACAGACAAACCACTCTGAGATAGGGATATTTAAAGTGAGATCCAAAAGTTAAGTAGAAATTAGGCATACTAATCCTTGTATACCTTTTCAGTTTGATCTCATGCAACTTTTCCTGCTCAAATCACAATGTCTTTCATCTCTCTCCACACTCCCAGGCTTTTTTCAAAATCCCTTCCCTCTATTGCAATGGTCCTCTCTCCCCTCAACCCCAACTTTTGTCTAACTTAACCTGATATTCATTCCTCAGCTCCCAGcatatataaaatttctgaaagcaatcagttttctctccccaccttccctagGTTAGGAGTCCTGATTGTGCAGTTTCCTGGTTTTTTCCTTTACTGCAGTGATCAGCTTTGTAATTATGCATTTGTCTGATATTTTGACTAATACTTATTTCTTCCCACCTTACTCAACTATTTCAGTAATATGCTTTGTCTTTTGTAGAAATGAAGATAAGTAGCATTTAAACAAATTACATAccacatgaacatttttttctcttgttctctacTGAAGGTGGAAGCTGCTTAATAGGACCTTCCCTGCTCAACGGTCACAGAACTAATTCTATTTAGTACTCCACACAAAATGCTGTATCATTTAGACTGCTTCATGCAGTTACACTGCTGGGTCTTTGGTGGTtcaaaaatcagtatttcaataatcatttataaaaagtgaaaatatttaaaaagaaatacgcATTTTCTAGAACAAAAAAACTTCCCTACTAGTAACAAAGGTATCTAAATACAATTCACCTAGAGGAATCTAATTAAATCTTAGGTAACATTTTGAATCTAAGAACGCTACCAGGAGTATAAAAAGAATGTATACCttaaattccatatttttaaacGTTAATTTAACAGAAAGTTAATTTCTGTCTAAATCAGCCAACCTTCTGCCCAGCTTTTTATATGAGATCCAAACTAATAAATTCAAGTGCCCAGTACGTATTTTACACAAGATGTCACACCTACTTGGCCCTCCTAAAACAGAATTTCACCTACGATTAAGTCAACAAAAACTACGTGCTTAGCTCCTTGGTATATAATTGCTTCCTGTGAAATAGGAAAGGAAACTTTGCTACCGGGCGGGGCCAAAGGGAAGCAAATCTCAAAAGACGACCCACTCCCAGCCCGAGTCCGCGGCCCgagcaggatgggggtggggttgaGTAGCAGGCCCTCGCGGAGGGGCACCTGCGGCCCCGCGCGGCCCCAAGCCCCCCGCCACCCCGAGGCCGCGGGCCCCCGGCCGTCTCACGCAACGTGGCGCGGACTGGCGCCCGGGAAAGCCAAGGCCGGGAGGTTGTGCGCGGGAGATCGAAGAGATTGGGCCCTAGTCAGGGCGCGATCGGATTTCTCCCTGTCAGGCAGAGCGCTGACGAGATTGTGAGATTCCTGACACGGGCGAGGTCCGAGGCAGCAGCGGAGCCGGCGGGCGCCCATGCCGAGGAGCCAGCGTGTCCTCCACACGCGCCCCGACCCCGCGGTGCTGGCCCCGCGGGCGCCCGGCAGCCTGAACCCGCGCCCCGGGCTGATAACGCGTAACCGGAGCGCCGGCACGCGCCGACAGGCGGCCTCGGAGCAGCCGCGGCCCTGCGCGCTGGCTGGGGGCCCGCGGCAGAGGCCCCACGGGGCGGCCGAGTCCCTTCCCTTAGCGACGCGACCCGACCCTTTCCCTTCCGTCCGCGGGAAACACGCGTGTTCACGGGAGACTGCCCAGCTTCAGCCCTCCAGTGAGGCGACGCCTGGGGTCTACCTGGTCATCCTCAAAAATGATTTTGGCTGGGATTTCCTTGCGAATGATCTTCCCGAAGATCGTGTCGCCACCAGGCCGCGCGGCCTGAGCCTTGGCGATCTCATCTGCCATCTCGGCCACCCTCCCGCGCGACCGCCCCGGGGAGAAGCTCGAGAGGAGGGAGGAGCCGGGGCCGCGGGCAGAGGGCGGGAGTTCACAGCCAAGCCTGCGCGGGGACCGCTGCTCGGGCGTCCGGGCTGGCCGTGCGCGTGCGCGCTGGCGACCTGCGCTGCGGCTGCGGAGAGCGCGCGGGAGCTTCCAAGAACCGCCGGACGAGACTGGCGGAAGGGAGGTTCCTGATTCGAGACTAGGCAGCCACACTGCCTAgaggtcattttttctttctttctttctttagtgtGTCTTGGGGAGTGGAGTTACTGTATACGCCCTTCTTCACTTGCTTAATGGACACTTGTAGGAAAAATTAGATACTGTAACTGAAAAGGTTTGATAATCCAAGCAATGCT
The Ailuropoda melanoleuca isolate Jingjing chromosome 3, ASM200744v2, whole genome shotgun sequence DNA segment above includes these coding regions:
- the HINT1 gene encoding histidine triad nucleotide-binding protein 1, which produces MADEIAKAQAARPGGDTIFGKIIRKEIPAKIIFEDDQCLAFHDISPQAPTHFLVIPKKHISQISVAEDDDESLLGHLMIVGKKCAADLGLKKGYRMVVNEGSDGGQSVYHVHLHVLGGRQMNWPPG